The sequence GCCCACATCCTGATCCTGGGCGTGGCTTACAAGCGCGATATCGACGACCTGCGCGAGTCGCCGGCGCTGACCATCATCGAGCTGCTGCAGAAGGAAGGCGCCGAGGTGAAGTACCACGATCCCTACTTCGCTTATGTCGGGCACGGCCGCAAGTACCACCTCGACATGAAGTGCGCGCCGCTCGCCGACCTGGGCCAGTATGACTGCGTGGTCATCGTGACCGACCACAGCGACTACGACTACGCCCGCATCGTGCGCGAGTCGCAGCTCGTGGTCGACACCCGTAACGCCACCCGCGGCATCGCCTCCGAGAAGATCGTGCGCTGCTAAGGCAGCTAAGCCCAGGACGGCAGCGCGTCCAGAAAGCTTCGCAGCTCGCGCCCGACGAACTCCGGCTGCTCGAAGGCGGTGAAGTGTCCCGCGGCCGGGACCTTCACCAACTTGCTGCCCGCGATACCGGCGCGGAGCTGCTCCGCGTCGCTCACCGGCGTGAGCGTATCTTCCTCTCCCACCAGCACCAGCGTCGGCACGTTGATCGTCTTCAACGTAGGCACGGAATCCGGACGCTCCGCCATTCCCTGCTGGAGCGCGGCGATGCCCGCGACCGAGCTCTCGTTCATGAGGGCGATGGCGGCGCGCGCGACGTCGGGACGATGGTTGCGCGTCGTCTCGCCCAGCAGCTTCGGCGTCATCCCGGCGACGAACGTCGCGGGACCGTGCTGCTCCACCTCCGTGACGGATCTCAGGCGAGCGGCGCGGCCTTCGGGGGTGTCGGGGGTCGCGCGGGTGTCGCCCAGGACCAGCGCCGCGACGCGCGCGGCATGGCGCCGCCAGAACTCGAGCAGGATGTAACCGCCGATGGAGATGCCGGCGAATGCGGCGCGCT comes from Terriglobales bacterium and encodes:
- a CDS encoding alpha/beta fold hydrolase produces the protein MNVTSGDAMLFVEEQGSGPPLVLLHPFPTNHKFWRPVLPALAQRYRVLLPDLRGSGESSAGDGAATMRKHADDLARVCDSAGIQRAAFAGISIGGYILLEFWRRHAARVAALVLGDTRATPDTPEGRAARLRSVTEVEQHGPATFVAGMTPKLLGETTRNHRPDVARAAIALMNESSVAGIAALQQGMAERPDSVPTLKTINVPTLVLVGEEDTLTPVSDAEQLRAGIAGSKLVKVPAAGHFTAFEQPEFVGRELRSFLDALPSWA